A stretch of Pangasianodon hypophthalmus isolate fPanHyp1 chromosome 9, fPanHyp1.pri, whole genome shotgun sequence DNA encodes these proteins:
- the gdf9 gene encoding growth/differentiation factor 9, which produces MHLLIMVKESCAVFCLNALVLVLMGAGVSGLSGRGAGGQPAEHLVHHGNILSPLLKALSEHEPWGIHFPRTRPDSRYVRFMKRLYKLSTKHERSHEASHLYNTVRLITARQECLDQCGEFFMQDISYSLNRVRVQEQLLKSVLLYSLDHNHAASLTSHCYLYMKEQTPSVEHMCLSSPSSQHSVSPISFQFQVNRASHHKWVEVDVTPFLHPLIQGHKKDIHLLINLTCLDDEPGRHTSRSLVELTHMAPSLLLYLNDTSEVAYQRGSTHTRMGGIRSNHWGENIQSQYYGSGIQRLKWRDRRSAPNTTQSLKSSGPLAKFEHPTDDCDLYDFRVSFSQLRLDHWIIAPSKYNPRYCKGICPRVVGHIYGSPVHTMVQNIIYEKLDSSVPRPSCVPSEYDPLSVLTIENDGSIAYKEYEEMIATKCTCR; this is translated from the exons ATGCATTTATTGATCATGGTTAAGGAAAGTTGCGCAGTTTTTTGCCTGAACGCGCTGGTGCTCGTGCTGATGGGCGCCGGAGTGTCGGGACTCTCGGGCCGCGGTGCTGGAGGTCAACCCGCCGAGCACTTAGTGCATCACGGCAACATTTTAAGCCCGTTACTGAAAGCCTTATCGGAGCACGAGCCGTGGGGAATTCATTTCCCGAGAACTAGACCCGATTCCAGATATGTACGATTCATGAAAAGGCTTTACAAACTGTCTACAAAGCATGAGAGGAGCCACGAGGCGTCCCACCTTTACAACACTGTGCGCCTGATCACAGCACGGCAGGAGTGTCTGGACCAATGTGGAG AATTTTTCATGCAGGACATTTCCTACAGTCTGAACCGTGTACGAGTCCAGGAACAGCTGCTCAAATCAGTTCTGCTCTACTCCTTGGACCACAACCACGCGGCATCACTCACTTCTCACTGCTACCTCTACATGAAGGAACAGACACCTTCGGTTGAGCACATGTGCCTCAGCTCTCCCAGCTCACAGCACTCCGTGTCCCCAATCAGTTTTCAATTCCAAGTCAACAGAGCCAGCCACCACAAGTGGGTGGAGGTGGATGTGACCCCCTTCCTCCACCCTCTCATCCAGGGCCACAAAAAGGACATCCACCTACTCATCAACCTGACCTGCCTGGATGATGAACCAGGACGTCACACTTCCCGAAGCCTTGTGGAGCTCACGCACATGGCGCCGTCTCTTTTGCTCTATCTGAACGACACCAGCGAGGTGGCCTATCAGAGAGGTTCCACACACACTAGGATGGGAGGAATCAGATCGAACCATTGGGGTGAGAATATACAGAGCCAATATTATGGATCTGGTATTCAGAGGCTGAAGTGGAGAGATCGGAGGAGTGCTCCAAACACAACTCAGTCCTTAAAGTCGAGTGGACCACTGGCCAAATTCGAACACCCAACAGACGACTGCGACCTCTATGACTTCCGCGTGAGCTTCTCCCAGCTCAGATTAGATCACTGGATCATAGCGCCCTCCAAGTACAACCCCAGGTACTGCAAAGGCATCTGTCCTCGTGTTGTTGGCCATATCTACGGCTCGCCAGTGCACACGATGGTACAGAACATTATTTATGAGAAGCTGGACTCCTCCGTGCCCAGACCTTCTTGTGTTCCATCTGAATATGACCCTCTGAGTGTCTTGACCATTGAAAACGATGGCTCTATTGCGTATAAGGAATACGAAGAAATGATTGCTACAAAGTGTACCTGCCGTTAA
- the LOC113530137 gene encoding glutathione S-transferase P: protein MPPYTITYFPVRGRCTAVRIMLSDQGQQWKEVVVSLEDWMKGDLKKTCVFGQLPKFQDGDLALFQSNTILRHLGRKHGAYGKNDSEAALIDMFNDGVEDLRIKYIKLIYQEYETGKDAYIKDLPNHLSKFEAVLAKNKSGFLVGDSISVADYSLFDVLLNHQVLSPTCLDSFPALKGFVQRMSSRPKIKAFLESDAHKSLPINGNGKQ, encoded by the exons A TGCCACCCTACACCATCACATACTTTCCTGTGAGAG GACGTTGTACTGCTGTGCGAATCATGCTGTCTGACCAGGGTCAGCAGTGGAAGGAAGTTGTGGTGAGCTTGGAAGACTGGATGAAGGGAGACCTGAAGAAAACCTGT GTTTTCGGACAGTTGCCTAAGTTTCAGGATGGTGACCTTGCTTTGTTTCAGTCAAACACCATTTTGAGGCATTTGGGCCGCAAACATG GTGCATATGGAAAGAATGACAGCGAAGCTGCCCTGATCGACATGTTTAACGACGGAGTTGAAGATCTTcgtattaaatacataaaactgATCTACCAGGAATAT GAAACTGGCAAAGATGCATACATCAAGGACCTGCCGAACCACCTCTCTAAgtttgaagctgttctggcgaAGAACAAAAGTGGTTTCCTCGTTGGTGACTCG ATCTCCGTTGCAGACTACAGTCTCTTTGACGTGTTGTTGAACCACCAGGTGCTGAGCCCCACCTGTCTGGACTCCTTCCCTGCCCTGAAAGGCTTTGTGCAGAGGATGTCCAGCCGTCCCAAAATCAAGGCTTTCCTTGAGTCTGATGCCCACAAGAGCCTGCCTATCAATGGCAATGGCAAGCAGTAA